One stretch of Methylococcus capsulatus DNA includes these proteins:
- a CDS encoding general secretion pathway protein GspB: MSYILDALRKSERERKLSQPASLDSVIFSPEPAGRHPWLPWVLGVVAVANVAALGYFLGLTSGTPTQPQATTDQSPPAPAQENPPRAATARQPPAATAPPFARRFGGADAPPGGPHPRLAAPAARPAMPPPAAAPAAAGKRPATEAAEAADEDSKDETMTGETDDDTAEVDDEPETDEPVQKAPMPATPTPRRNAVPLLSEMPPSFQSRLPQLKINLFAYGSHPDERFAVINMKRRSAGDTVAEGVRLESVDEDSLTLVFEGQRFRLERP; encoded by the coding sequence ATGTCCTATATCCTCGATGCGCTCCGCAAATCGGAGCGGGAACGAAAACTCAGCCAACCCGCCTCGCTGGACAGCGTGATCTTCTCACCGGAACCGGCGGGAAGACACCCCTGGCTGCCGTGGGTCCTGGGCGTGGTAGCCGTGGCCAACGTGGCGGCGTTGGGCTATTTTCTGGGGCTGACCTCGGGCACCCCCACGCAGCCCCAGGCCACGACAGACCAGTCGCCGCCAGCTCCGGCCCAGGAAAATCCTCCACGAGCTGCGACCGCCCGGCAGCCGCCCGCGGCGACGGCGCCACCGTTCGCCCGGCGGTTCGGCGGTGCCGACGCGCCCCCCGGAGGACCCCATCCGCGCCTAGCCGCTCCGGCGGCCAGGCCGGCCATGCCACCGCCCGCCGCGGCCCCGGCCGCCGCAGGCAAGCGACCGGCAACCGAGGCCGCAGAGGCAGCGGACGAGGACTCCAAAGACGAAACAATGACGGGGGAAACCGACGACGATACGGCCGAAGTGGACGACGAGCCGGAAACCGATGAGCCTGTGCAGAAAGCACCAATGCCTGCCACGCCCACACCGCGGCGAAATGCGGTTCCCTTGCTCAGCGAAATGCCACCGTCATTTCAGAGCCGGCTTCCTCAGCTCAAGATCAACCTGTTCGCCTACGGTTCACACCCCGATGAGCGCTTCGCCGTCATCAACATGAAGCGGCGTTCGGCAGGCGATACCGTCGCCGAAGGGGTGCGTCTGGAAAGCGTGGACGAGGACAGCCTGACCCTGGTCTTCGAGGGTCAGCGCTTCCGCTTGGAA